From a single Carassius gibelio isolate Cgi1373 ecotype wild population from Czech Republic chromosome A18, carGib1.2-hapl.c, whole genome shotgun sequence genomic region:
- the LOC127934595 gene encoding protein C3orf33 isoform X1 has product MQPGSGPADVNEEDKPSENVIAQISQFADDNLTFVRNISTCLGLAGLLIIARSIRLITKFGSATDIPARFIERNISVRGRLRNITEKGLEVEHIPIYVPLLSRLLTKPGQPVTLLDVRLAGVELTSEGQDWIGQQLKPAETVWLRLIARQNETLHCLVSVNRGSFFNTCVNEELLRRGLARTSPFVGLDPHSRIYWHLYKRFLRAESRAEKKGKGLWKEESRWERAANVLKNNMLVISLKKLFKWTSWTKEK; this is encoded by the exons ATGCAGCCAGGTTCGGGTCCTGCAGATGTGAACGAGGAGGACAAGCCCTCTGAAAATGTGATTGCACAAATATCACAGTTTGCTGACGATAACCTAACGTTTGTCCGG AACATCAGCACGTGCCTTGGTCTCGCGGGTCTTCTCATCATAGCGAGGAGCATCAGACTG ATTACAAAATTTGGCTCCGCTACTGATATTCCAGCACGATTCATCGAGAGAAACATCAGTGTCAGAGGAAGACTTAGAAACATCACAGAAAAAGGGCTTGAAGTGGAACACATTCCAATTTATGTTCCTTTGCTCAGTCGCCTACTTACTAAAC CAGGTCAGCCCGTGACCCTTCTGGATGTGCGTCTGGCTGGAGTGGAGCTGACCTCGGAAGGGCAGGACTGGATTGGTCAACAGCTGAAACCAGCTGAGACGGTGTGGCTCCGACTGATCGCCCGACAGAACGAGACCCTCCACTGCCTAGTGTCAGTTAACAGG GGCTCATTCTTTAACACCTGTGTGAATGAGGAACTTTTGAGGCGTGGATTGGCAAGGACTTCTCCTTTTGTGGGTCTGGACCCTCACTCTCGGATCTACTGGCATCTCTATAAGCGCTTTCTGAGGgccgagagcagagcagagaaGAAAGGGAAAGGCCTGTGGAAGGAAGAGAGTCGCTGGGAGAGAGCTGCTAATGTCTTGAAGAATAATATGCTGGTGATTTCACTTAAGAAACTCTTCAAATGGACATCATGGACTAAAGAGAAGTGA
- the LOC127934595 gene encoding protein C3orf33 isoform X2 codes for MQPGSGPADVNEEDKPSENVIAQISQFADDNLTFVRNISTCLGLAGLLIIARSIRLITKFGSATDIPARFIERNISVRGRLRNITEKGLEVEHIPIYVPLLSRLLTKRQPVTLLDVRLAGVELTSEGQDWIGQQLKPAETVWLRLIARQNETLHCLVSVNRGSFFNTCVNEELLRRGLARTSPFVGLDPHSRIYWHLYKRFLRAESRAEKKGKGLWKEESRWERAANVLKNNMLVISLKKLFKWTSWTKEK; via the exons ATGCAGCCAGGTTCGGGTCCTGCAGATGTGAACGAGGAGGACAAGCCCTCTGAAAATGTGATTGCACAAATATCACAGTTTGCTGACGATAACCTAACGTTTGTCCGG AACATCAGCACGTGCCTTGGTCTCGCGGGTCTTCTCATCATAGCGAGGAGCATCAGACTG ATTACAAAATTTGGCTCCGCTACTGATATTCCAGCACGATTCATCGAGAGAAACATCAGTGTCAGAGGAAGACTTAGAAACATCACAGAAAAAGGGCTTGAAGTGGAACACATTCCAATTTATGTTCCTTTGCTCAGTCGCCTACTTACTAAAC GTCAGCCCGTGACCCTTCTGGATGTGCGTCTGGCTGGAGTGGAGCTGACCTCGGAAGGGCAGGACTGGATTGGTCAACAGCTGAAACCAGCTGAGACGGTGTGGCTCCGACTGATCGCCCGACAGAACGAGACCCTCCACTGCCTAGTGTCAGTTAACAGG GGCTCATTCTTTAACACCTGTGTGAATGAGGAACTTTTGAGGCGTGGATTGGCAAGGACTTCTCCTTTTGTGGGTCTGGACCCTCACTCTCGGATCTACTGGCATCTCTATAAGCGCTTTCTGAGGgccgagagcagagcagagaaGAAAGGGAAAGGCCTGTGGAAGGAAGAGAGTCGCTGGGAGAGAGCTGCTAATGTCTTGAAGAATAATATGCTGGTGATTTCACTTAAGAAACTCTTCAAATGGACATCATGGACTAAAGAGAAGTGA